Below is a window of Cytophagaceae bacterium DNA.
TAAAGATGGGGATTTGGTAAAATACAGGATTATTGCTCAGGATAAATCCAAAAATAAAACCATTCTTCCTACGTATTATGGCGGAGAAAATGTTGAAGATACGCCTCAGGCTACATTTTATGAGTTTTTAATAACAGACCTAAAAGGAAATCCCGTAAAGGAATATTCCACTGATTTCGAAACTGATAACGGAGATTTTGCAAAACTTGGATTTTCAATAACGCAGCCTTCAGGTTTTACCAGTAATGGTTTACATAGTAGTCATCCCTATAAAAATGGAATCGGGCTATTGGATCCTGCCACCGATTTTCCATATATGTCTTTTGAAAGAAATGAAATCGCCATGCTAAAAGTGCCCATTGAGTTGAAATCTACTGGTGCCACGGTTACTTTTGATGAGGTGGTTTTGGTTGAACCTGGTGAGGCGGGATCTGTTTATGGAGAAAATGGTTTCTTTGATTTCGTGGTTGTGGAAGGTTCACTAGATGGTGTTTTCTGGTTTCCTCTGGAAGATGGTTATGACAGCCGCAAATATGCGACAATGGAAAAACTATATAATTCGAAGAAGAATAGTGGGACACAATCAAATTCAACCGCTACAGGAACCTTAACTTACCAAAAAAGCCGGACAATAGAAATTTATGGAGATGAATTGACCAGTGATTTTGCCGGTGAAACCATGCTTTTGCGTTTTAGGTTATATGCCGATCAATGGACCAATGGTTGGGGTTGGTCTATAGATAATTTGTATGTGCAGAAAGCCGCTCCCAAAGTATTATCTAATGATCCCAACCAGATTCTTGGCTTAAAAATGGGGCCTAATCCCAGTCAGAGTCATTTTAAAGTTGAATATCAGGCAGAAACTGAAAATCAGGTAAAAATTGAGATTTTTGATATGAAAGGCAGAACTTATTATACTGACGAGATTCCAACTGATGCCAAAAACCTGAATCATGATATTAATATTTCAAACCTAAAGCCAGGCACCTATTTATTGAAACTGACTGAAAATGAACGGAAAATCATAAAAAGATTTGTAAAATTATAAAATAGAAATCCTCCGAAACCGGGGGATTTTTTTTGCAAGGCTATTGACTTAATTTATTAATTTTGGGAATGGTTTTTGTATTCTGATTACACTTATTGCTATCAGTTTTTCGTTTCTTTTTTTATACATTCATAGTTAAATGAAAAAAGTCTTTTTTTTATTATTTATCAGTTTTCATGTATTTGCTCAGGATATTTTATTTCTGAATGTTGACAGCACTGATATTTTCGTTATTAAATCCTCTGAAAATATTGAACTCAAAAAGATGTTGGAAAATCCTGAAAATTTGACATTTATGATCGATTTTTCGGAGAAATATCATCAGGACTTTAATAGTGCGATGATTAATTCCAAACTATTAAGTACCAACATTGATGAACTCGAAATGGAATTGTTTGATAAAAAACAAAGCCAAATGAAGTTTCTAAATGATTCCAAGGACAAAATCAATCCGGACTTATATACTTTGATTAGCAATGAAATAAAATTTAATTACTGGTATCAAATATTTGCTTTTCCAATTATTAGAGGCAATGCGGACCAAGGTTTTAAAAAGGTTGTTTCCTTACCAACAGTAATTTCAGAGGGATTAAACGAAAATATGATCAATGATGATAATTTGCTCAAAATCAGCTCTTTCAGGTCCTTGTTGTATTATTATTTAACTTACCAAAACTCTTCAAAACGAAAATTTGAAAAATATTCTGACAACCTTCAGGCTACTCATGATAAATCAGATTACGCTTTAAATCATTTTAAAGGAGAGGTATTGGATTATCTGCTTGCCGATTTATTAAATCACCATAAGGCACTTCTTACCCAAAATTTGACCAAAAATATTCTCGGCCAGATCAAAGATAAACAATACAAAAAATATTTGGAAGGTGGTTTTTTAGAGACAGTTGTAAAAAATGAAGAGATTTCCAACAAAATCAAAGCCGAAGAAGCCGCTAATTCTATTAAAAATGATTGGCAGGATATGTTAACCGTGGAAGGTAAGCCTTTTGATATGTCAAAGTACCTGGGCAAGGTGGTTTATATAGATTTTTGGGCCAGTTGGTGCGGGCCTTGTCGTAAAGAAATGCCGTTTTCAAAAGAAATGCATGAAAGTCTGACCCCGGCTCAAAAAGAGAAAATTGTGTTTTTGTATATTTCTATTGATGAAAAAGAAGAAGCATGGCGAACAGGGATGGAAAAACTGGGTCTTAATATATTTCAAAATGCATTTGCCACAGGAGCCTGGGCCGCAAAAGTAGTGCAAAAATTTAAAATCACCGGAATCCCCAGATACATGATCATGGACAAATCAGGCAAAGTAATAAAAATGGATGCCAGCCGGCCTAGCAACCCTGATACGCTAAAGGAACTCATTTTGCTGGCAAACTGATATTTCGATTTCTAAAAAATTACATTGAAAATCTTGATTTTTGTGATAATTTTGAATTTAAATAAATGAATCGAAGTTTTATTTAAAAGTACAATTAGTATGTTTAAATATTTGTTCCTGATATTATTGCTTTTGATTTTTGTGGCTCCACTCCGCAGATTTTTATTTTGGCTTATTGTTGGACGTCAAATCGTGAATGAGCAGAAAAAATATCAAAAATCACAAAATCCCCCTCAAAGACCTGAAGGTGAAATCAAGGTGGACTATATACCCAAAAAGACAATAATTCACCTTCTTCAAGTGGTCAATATGTTGACTATGAAGAAGTCAAGTAGTTTTTTATGAGAAACAAACAATTTAATATCCCAATTTCAATTGATTTTGCGGTTCTGACATTACGGGTGATACCTTCACTATTTATGCTTATGCACGGCTATGGCAAACTAATGAAACTAATTGCCGGAGACTGGTCGTTTGCCGATCCTCTGGGTATAGGAGAGGGTTTATCGTTGATTATCACAATTTTTGCTGAATTGGTTCTGTCAATATTTGTGATTCTTGGTTTTATGACCCGGCCTGCACTTGTAGTTTTGATGGCTGTGATGACCGTTGCGGCTTTTATTGTTCACCATTCAGATCCATGGGACGTAAAAGAGCACGCTATACTGTTTTTAAGTATTTATACCGCAATATTTATTACCGGCCCAGGCAGGATTTCAATGGATAACCGGATTTTTGGTTAATCAAAAACGCATTTTTCTATTATTTTAGGAAAATGTTCGTATTCAAGCTGATGGACTTTTTCAGCTACTGTATCAGCAGTATCGGTCTCGTTTACAGTGCATTTGGCCTGAAAAATCACCTTTCCTTCATCGTATTTTTCGTTAACATAATGTATGGTTATACCTGATTCTTTCTCTTTCTGAGTTACTACCGCCTCATGTACGTGATGCCCCCACATGCCTTTACCGCCAAATTTTGGTAATAATGCCGGATGAATATTAATTATTTTTTCAGGAAAAGATTCAATCAAATTTTTAGGAATTAACCATAAAAAACCTGCTAAAATAACCCAATCAATACCTTGATTTTTAAGAAGTTCTACAATTTTATCAGATTTTGAAAATGTGTTTCGGTTGAAAATTACCACCGGAATGTTCATTCGGTTGGCTCTTTCAATCACTCCTGCTTGTGGATTATTTGTCAGAATTAATGAAATTTCAATTTCCTTATTCTCAATGAAATAATTAAATATGTTTTCTGCATTTGAACCTGAACCGGAAGCAAATATTGCTAGTTTTTTCATTAAATTTTAAAATGTATAAGTTTTTTAGATTTCTGTAAATCCAGGTTATTTAGTTTTTAGAATAAAGCAATGCTTCCCATCCCTATGAGCATTATGATTTTGCACCAGCGACTTAAAAAAGCAAAATGTTTTTTCCTGTCTGCGTTTACCAGTTTATAAATCAGGTATATAATGAATAACCCGATAATAGAAAAAACAGTAAATATTTTGAGATTTCCTATTTCAAATGTCAATAATATCACAAATACAACAAACACAAAAAGTAAAAAATAGATCAGGTATTTGGTCTTCCTTATGCCATAGACAATTGGTAATGTCTTGGCTCCATGTGTTTTATCCCCTCTGATGTCTTCAATATCCTTGATGATTTCCCTGATAAGATTAATAAAAAACGCAAACAGGGCATAGATATAAACCAGTTTGTTTTCAGGTTCAAAATATACTGCGATTTGTGCAATCGAAAGAGAGGTTAGAAGTGCTACAATGAGGTTTCCAATAAATGTTTTTTTCTTTAAAATCGATGCATAGAGCCATAATGTTGTAATCGAAAAAACATTGATAGCCAGGGTTTTCCATCCCAGAAAAAATGCCAATATCAAAGCTACACCACTAAGAATTTGATGAAAAAGTAAGGCCGTTCTCCTTTTAATGGTATTGCCTACAATCACTTCATCAGGTTTATTGATTCGATCAATTTTTACATCAAAATAGTCATTAATAATATATCCACTGCCAGCCACCAAAAGTGTAGAAACCACCATTATTAGAAACAAATAGTCTTTGTAGAAAGGTATTTCCTGATTTTTAATTAAAAAAATTCTTACCAATAGTTGCGTCACAGCAATTATCAGAAGGTTGGGATATCTTATGAGGCGGGCGAAGTTCTTGATATTAGGGTAAATGTTTTTCCAAATTTATTAATAAAACCCTGAAATCAGAAACTGAGTTCTGTTTTTCAGAACCAAAGTGCTAAAATTTAATTTAAATTTACATTAATCATAAATTGATCGGAATAGAGGTTTTGCTGGAATCATTTTATATTAAAATTATGTTATATACTCAGATTTATATTGTCACCTCAAAAATAATTAATGAAAATAGGAATAGTTTGCTATCCAACCTTTGGTGGTAGCGGAGTAGTAGCCACCGAGCTTGGAAAAGCTCTGGCTCAAAGAGGAAATGAAGTACACTTTATTACATATTCGCAGCCCATCAGACTTGATTTTTTTAATGAAAATATTTTTTATCACGAAGTAAATATTTCCAACTATCCACTTTTCGAATATCCTCCTTATGAGTCAGCTTTGGCCGGCAAAATGGTGGATGTAGTAAAATATGCCAAATTAGATATACTTCATGTGCATTATGCCATACCCCACGCTACTTCTGCGTTTTTAGCAAAACAAATTTTAAAGCTTGAGGGAATAAATATACCGGTGATAACCACTTTACATGGAACCGATATCTCGATTGTGGGCCGTGATCCGGCTTTGAGTCCAATAGTAACTTTTGGAATCAATAATTCTGATGGCGTTACTGCTGTTTCTGAAGATTTGAAAAAGGATACTTTTAAGTCTTTCAAAATCACAAATGAAATAGAGGTTATCTACAATTTTGTGGATTTAACCAGGTTTTATAAGCAGAAAAAGGATCATTTCAAGAGTTTGATTTGCCCTAATAATGAAAAATTGCTTGTACACGCCTCCAACTTCAGAAAAGTAAAACGTGTGGAGGATATTATCAGAGCATTTGCAAAAATCAGACTGGAAGTGCCGAGTAAACTTTTGATGGTGGGCGACGGTGAAGAAAGACAGAAGATGGAGGAACTTTGCCGAAAACTCGATTTATGTGAGGATGTAAGGTTTATTGGTAAATTGGATGCTATAGAGGAAGTATTGTCGGTTGCAGATTTGTTTTTGATGCCTTCCGAAAAAGAAAGTTTTGGTTTGGCAGCCCTTGAAGCCATGGCCTGTGAAGTACCTGTGATATCCTCAAACATTGGAGGTCTTGCTGAATTAAATATCCACGGGGAAACCGGTTTCCTGAGTAATGTAGGCGATATTGATGATATGGTAAAAAATGCTATTTTTGTATTGAAAGATGAAAACTTACCAATATTTAAGAAAAATGCACTTCAGAGAGCCAAGCTATTTGACCTGAATCTGATTGTGCCTAAATATGAGAGTTTTTACAAAACAATAATGAAAAAAATGGCTAAATGAGAGAGCTTTCCTATCTCAATAAGTATTTCATAAAATATAAATATCTACTTTTTTTAGGGGTAAGTTTTACGCTGATTTCCAATCTTTTTGCCATTATTCCTGCTCAGGTGGTGCGGCATGCATTGGAGATGGTCAAGAATAACATTGACCAGTACCGTTTGTTTTCAGGCTCTGTGTTGCAGAAATCAATTTATGAAATTATTACTCTAAGTATTGCCGTATTT
It encodes the following:
- a CDS encoding TlpA family protein disulfide reductase, which translates into the protein MKKVFFLLFISFHVFAQDILFLNVDSTDIFVIKSSENIELKKMLENPENLTFMIDFSEKYHQDFNSAMINSKLLSTNIDELEMELFDKKQSQMKFLNDSKDKINPDLYTLISNEIKFNYWYQIFAFPIIRGNADQGFKKVVSLPTVISEGLNENMINDDNLLKISSFRSLLYYYLTYQNSSKRKFEKYSDNLQATHDKSDYALNHFKGEVLDYLLADLLNHHKALLTQNLTKNILGQIKDKQYKKYLEGGFLETVVKNEEISNKIKAEEAANSIKNDWQDMLTVEGKPFDMSKYLGKVVYIDFWASWCGPCRKEMPFSKEMHESLTPAQKEKIVFLYISIDEKEEAWRTGMEKLGLNIFQNAFATGAWAAKVVQKFKITGIPRYMIMDKSGKVIKMDASRPSNPDTLKELILLAN
- a CDS encoding DoxX family protein; translated protein: MRNKQFNIPISIDFAVLTLRVIPSLFMLMHGYGKLMKLIAGDWSFADPLGIGEGLSLIITIFAELVLSIFVILGFMTRPALVVLMAVMTVAAFIVHHSDPWDVKEHAILFLSIYTAIFITGPGRISMDNRIFG
- the purN gene encoding phosphoribosylglycinamide formyltransferase; amino-acid sequence: MKKLAIFASGSGSNAENIFNYFIENKEIEISLILTNNPQAGVIERANRMNIPVVIFNRNTFSKSDKIVELLKNQGIDWVILAGFLWLIPKNLIESFPEKIINIHPALLPKFGGKGMWGHHVHEAVVTQKEKESGITIHYVNEKYDEGKVIFQAKCTVNETDTADTVAEKVHQLEYEHFPKIIEKCVFD
- a CDS encoding geranylgeranylglycerol-phosphate geranylgeranyltransferase → MYPNIKNFARLIRYPNLLIIAVTQLLVRIFLIKNQEIPFYKDYLFLIMVVSTLLVAGSGYIINDYFDVKIDRINKPDEVIVGNTIKRRTALLFHQILSGVALILAFFLGWKTLAINVFSITTLWLYASILKKKTFIGNLIVALLTSLSIAQIAVYFEPENKLVYIYALFAFFINLIREIIKDIEDIRGDKTHGAKTLPIVYGIRKTKYLIYFLLFVFVVFVILLTFEIGNLKIFTVFSIIGLFIIYLIYKLVNADRKKHFAFLSRWCKIIMLIGMGSIALF
- the bshA gene encoding N-acetyl-alpha-D-glucosaminyl L-malate synthase BshA, which encodes MKIGIVCYPTFGGSGVVATELGKALAQRGNEVHFITYSQPIRLDFFNENIFYHEVNISNYPLFEYPPYESALAGKMVDVVKYAKLDILHVHYAIPHATSAFLAKQILKLEGINIPVITTLHGTDISIVGRDPALSPIVTFGINNSDGVTAVSEDLKKDTFKSFKITNEIEVIYNFVDLTRFYKQKKDHFKSLICPNNEKLLVHASNFRKVKRVEDIIRAFAKIRLEVPSKLLMVGDGEERQKMEELCRKLDLCEDVRFIGKLDAIEEVLSVADLFLMPSEKESFGLAALEAMACEVPVISSNIGGLAELNIHGETGFLSNVGDIDDMVKNAIFVLKDENLPIFKKNALQRAKLFDLNLIVPKYESFYKTIMKKMAK